One part of the Helicobacter cetorum MIT 99-5656 genome encodes these proteins:
- a CDS encoding outer membrane protein, translated as MKIFKTINKAFVASALSLALAQATELNENSKKPKLADRNAFYLGVGYQLSAINATFSNKFVSTTHYMVGNGVGVVLGGKFVAQRQNLEHVGLRYGVFYDQTFSSYKSYISTYGLEFSALWDAVNSPKRFFGLEFGLGIAGATYMPGNALNGVIAKDLGKQNSLFQLLVNVGMRFGSLHNEIALGLKFPTIPDVKNQTINGLSATTLWHRLPVAYVNYIYNF; from the coding sequence ATGAAGATTTTTAAAACAATCAATAAAGCCTTTGTCGCTTCAGCATTATCGTTAGCATTAGCACAAGCCACAGAGCTTAATGAAAATTCAAAAAAACCTAAATTAGCCGATAGAAATGCGTTTTATTTAGGGGTTGGATACCAACTCAGTGCGATTAATGCGACTTTTAGTAACAAATTTGTTTCTACCACACATTATATGGTGGGCAATGGGGTCGGTGTGGTATTAGGGGGAAAATTTGTAGCCCAAAGGCAAAATTTAGAGCATGTGGGCTTGCGTTATGGGGTGTTTTATGACCAAACTTTTTCATCTTACAAGTCCTACATTTCTACTTATGGTTTGGAGTTTAGTGCTTTATGGGACGCTGTCAATTCGCCAAAGAGATTTTTTGGACTGGAGTTTGGACTAGGAATTGCTGGGGCAACCTACATGCCTGGAAACGCTTTAAATGGAGTTATCGCCAAGGATTTAGGAAAACAAAATTCGCTTTTTCAATTGCTTGTGAATGTGGGCATGCGTTTTGGGTCTTTGCATAATGAAATTGCCCTTGGATTAAAATTTCCTACCATTCCTGATGTAAAAAACCAAACCATCAATGGCTTGAGTGCTACAACCTTATGGCATCGCTTACCGGTAGCATATGTAAACTATATCTATAATTTTTAA
- a CDS encoding 4Fe-4S dicluster-binding protein: MKNWNEFEMGAVLFPFESNAQSEVEKHNDERNYTKESYFTTSVAHWRVAKPVHNNNICINCFNCWVYCPDAAILSREGKLKGVDYSHCKGCGVCVSVCPTNPKSLWMFEEQVEPAMALTQWPAKQEKKKS; the protein is encoded by the coding sequence ATGAAAAATTGGAATGAATTTGAAATGGGAGCGGTGCTTTTCCCTTTTGAAAGTAATGCACAAAGCGAAGTAGAAAAACATAATGATGAACGCAACTACACTAAAGAGAGCTATTTCACCACTTCAGTAGCTCATTGGCGTGTAGCAAAACCGGTGCATAACAACAACATCTGTATTAATTGTTTCAATTGCTGGGTTTATTGTCCTGATGCAGCCATTCTTTCAAGAGAAGGCAAGCTAAAGGGTGTGGATTATTCTCATTGTAAGGGCTGTGGAGTGTGTGTGAGTGTTTGTCCTACTAATCCCAAATCGCTATGGATGTTTGAAGAGCAAGTTGAGCCTGCTATGGCACTCACTCAATGGCCAGCAAAACAAGAAAAGAAAAAATCATAA
- a CDS encoding pyruvate flavodoxin oxidoreductase subunit gamma yields MLQIRWHARAGQGAITGAKGLADVISKTGKEVQAFASYGSAKRGAAMMAYNRIDDEPILNHERFMQPDYVLVIDPGLVFIEDIFADEKEDTTYIITSYLSKEELFEKKPELKTRKVFMLDCLKISMETLKRPIPNTPMLGALMKVSNMLEIEAFKEAFQKVLGKKLAKEVIDANMLAIQRAYEEVQ; encoded by the coding sequence ATGCTTCAAATTAGATGGCATGCACGAGCTGGTCAAGGTGCAATCACAGGTGCTAAAGGACTAGCTGATGTAATTTCAAAAACAGGCAAGGAAGTGCAAGCATTCGCTTCTTATGGTTCAGCTAAAAGGGGAGCAGCGATGATGGCGTATAATCGCATTGATGATGAGCCTATCTTAAATCATGAACGCTTCATGCAACCTGATTATGTTTTGGTGATCGACCCGGGATTAGTGTTTATTGAAGATATTTTTGCTGATGAAAAAGAAGACACCACTTACATTATTACGAGTTATTTGAGCAAAGAAGAATTATTTGAAAAAAAACCTGAATTAAAAACCCGCAAGGTGTTTATGCTAGATTGTTTAAAAATTTCTATGGAGACTTTGAAGCGTCCTATTCCTAACACGCCTATGCTAGGGGCGTTGATGAAAGTGTCTAACATGCTTGAAATTGAAGCGTTTAAGGAAGCGTTTCAAAAGGTTTTGGGTAAGAAATTGGCTAAAGAAGTCATTGATGCGAATATGCTCGCCATTCAAAGAGCCTATGAAGAAGTTCAATAA
- a CDS encoding NAD(P)-dependent alcohol dehydrogenase yields the protein MRIQSKGFAIFSKDGHFKPYDFSRHAVGTKDVLIDIHYAGICHSDIHSAYSEWREGIYPMVPGHEIAGVIKEVGKEVKKFKVGDVVGVGCFVNSCKTCKPCKEHQEQFCANHQTVFTYDCLDYFHDNEPHMGGYSNNIVVDENYVISVDKNAPLEKVAPLLCAGITTYSPLKFSKVTQGTKVGVAGFGGLGMMALKYAVALKAEVSVFARNESKKQDALNMGAKHFYSNPKECKEELDFIISTIPTSYNLKDYLNLLTYNGELALVGLPPREVAPTLNVFDFINLGNRKVYGSLIGGIKETQEMMDFSIKHNIYPEIELILGKDIDTAYHNLTHSKAKFRYVIDMKKSFD from the coding sequence ATGAGAATCCAATCCAAAGGCTTTGCCATTTTTTCCAAAGACGGGCATTTCAAACCCTACGATTTTAGCCGTCATGCTGTGGGGACTAAAGATGTGTTAATTGATATTCATTATGCAGGGATTTGTCATAGTGATATTCATAGTGCCTATAGTGAATGGAGGGAAGGTATTTATCCTATGGTGCCTGGACATGAGATTGCTGGAGTGATTAAAGAAGTGGGCAAGGAAGTTAAGAAATTTAAAGTAGGCGATGTGGTGGGTGTGGGCTGTTTTGTCAATTCATGCAAAACTTGTAAGCCCTGTAAAGAGCATCAAGAGCAATTTTGTGCGAACCACCAAACGGTGTTTACTTATGACTGCTTGGATTATTTCCATGATAATGAACCCCATATGGGCGGATATTCTAACAATATTGTTGTAGATGAAAATTATGTTATTAGTGTAGATAAAAACGCCCCCTTAGAAAAAGTAGCCCCCTTGCTATGTGCGGGCATTACGACTTATTCGCCCTTAAAATTTTCTAAAGTTACTCAAGGCACAAAGGTTGGCGTAGCTGGATTTGGCGGTCTTGGAATGATGGCGTTAAAATACGCTGTGGCTTTGAAAGCTGAAGTAAGCGTTTTTGCAAGAAATGAAAGTAAAAAGCAAGATGCCTTAAATATGGGAGCTAAACATTTTTATAGCAATCCTAAGGAATGCAAGGAAGAGCTAGATTTTATTATTTCAACCATTCCTACTAGCTACAATTTAAAAGACTATCTCAATCTCTTAACTTATAATGGCGAATTAGCCCTTGTAGGACTTCCTCCTAGAGAAGTTGCCCCTACGCTCAATGTCTTTGATTTCATTAATTTGGGTAATCGCAAGGTTTATGGCTCACTGATTGGGGGCATTAAAGAAACTCAAGAGATGATGGATTTTTCCATTAAGCACAATATCTATCCTGAAATAGAATTGATTTTAGGTAAGGATATTGACACCGCTTATCATAACCTAACGCACAGCAAGGCAAAATTCCGCTATGTGATTGATATGAAAAAATCGTTTGATTAA
- a CDS encoding 2-oxoacid:ferredoxin oxidoreductase subunit alpha, with translation MAKNIELQEVEVWDGCTASSQVLRQVQVDVVAAYPITPSSPIVQSYGIFKDNGYVDGEFVLVESEHAAMSACVGAAAAGGRVSTATSSQGFALMVEVLYQASGMRLPIVLNLANRALAAPLNIHGDHSDMYLGRDAGWINLCTCNPQEVYDFTLMAFRIAEHERVRVPTIVNQDGFLCSHTVQNVRPLSDAIAYKFVGEYQAKHSLFDFDRPVSYGAQAEEEWHYEHKAQLHHAIMNADGVIEEVFNDFAKLTGRQYHLTETFQMEDAEVAIFAIGTTYESAIVAAKEMRKKGVKAGVATIRSLRPFPYKRLGQDLKNLKALAILDKSSPAGAMGAMFNEVTSAVYQAEGSKHPVVSNYIYGLGERDMTIAHLCEIFEEINQDALKGTLTHPTQQFIGLRGPKMSFF, from the coding sequence ATGGCAAAGAATATTGAATTACAGGAAGTAGAAGTTTGGGATGGTTGCACGGCGAGTTCTCAAGTTTTAAGACAGGTTCAAGTTGATGTGGTCGCAGCTTATCCCATTACCCCATCAAGTCCTATTGTGCAAAGTTATGGAATTTTTAAAGATAATGGCTATGTTGATGGTGAATTTGTTTTAGTAGAGTCAGAGCATGCTGCTATGAGTGCATGTGTGGGTGCAGCAGCAGCAGGCGGAAGAGTAAGCACAGCGACTAGTTCTCAGGGCTTTGCACTTATGGTAGAAGTTTTGTATCAAGCATCTGGAATGCGTTTGCCTATCGTGTTGAACCTAGCTAATCGTGCTTTAGCAGCCCCTTTAAACATTCATGGCGACCACTCTGATATGTATCTGGGCAGAGATGCAGGTTGGATAAATCTATGCACATGCAACCCCCAAGAAGTTTATGATTTTACCTTAATGGCGTTTAGAATCGCTGAACATGAAAGAGTTCGTGTGCCTACGATTGTCAATCAAGATGGTTTCTTATGTTCACACACTGTGCAAAATGTGCGTCCTTTGAGCGATGCCATAGCTTATAAATTTGTGGGCGAATACCAAGCTAAGCACTCGCTTTTTGACTTTGATAGACCCGTAAGCTATGGTGCACAGGCCGAAGAAGAATGGCATTACGAGCATAAAGCCCAGCTCCATCATGCGATTATGAACGCTGATGGAGTGATTGAAGAAGTGTTTAATGATTTTGCAAAACTCACAGGCAGACAATACCATTTGACAGAAACTTTCCAAATGGAAGATGCTGAAGTAGCTATCTTTGCGATTGGCACTACTTATGAATCCGCTATCGTAGCCGCTAAAGAAATGCGTAAAAAAGGCGTTAAGGCCGGTGTTGCTACCATTCGTTCTTTACGACCCTTCCCTTATAAAAGACTAGGTCAAGATTTAAAAAATCTCAAGGCTTTAGCCATTTTAGACAAGAGCTCTCCTGCAGGTGCTATGGGTGCGATGTTTAATGAAGTAACTTCAGCGGTGTATCAAGCTGAAGGTTCTAAGCATCCTGTTGTGTCTAACTATATCTATGGTTTAGGCGAAAGAGATATGACTATTGCGCATTTATGCGAAATTTTTGAAGAGATTAATCAAGATGCTCTTAAAGGCACGCTCACTCATCCTACCCAACAATTTATAGGCTTGCGTGGTCCTAAAATGAGCTTTTTTTAA
- a CDS encoding glycosyltransferase: protein MDSNLSHCSEEQDSISPIPIAFAFDRNYLIPAGACIQSLLECIAKANKDVHYTLHALVVGLNEEDLAKLHQVAEPFKEFATLEVKDIEPFLDTIKNPFDETFTKRFSKMVLVKYFLADLFPEYSKMVWSDVDVIFCNEFSDDFLKIKENDTNYFYGVLEVTKHHMMEGFLFCNLNHQRKNNFALKIHKLLGENKTKEELDFTKWCWPNMKALGIEYCVFPHFYKIKDFSKAYLNKRYKKTVLGALKSPIIIHYDAWWQAVKPWDYPFGLKADLWLNALAKTPFMSDYTKKLHENESFYANKMFQQYYFSQTNSSFKIAWETPYLFFKSYCTCLFVERKVHLKISYLIYILSRRILNKLRHLFYFKPKMLAIRIISKTLKLLKLHALAKSILIKLKLLKKN from the coding sequence ATGGATTCAAATTTAAGTCATTGCTCCGAAGAACAAGATTCTATCTCTCCTATTCCTATCGCTTTTGCTTTTGATAGGAATTATCTCATTCCAGCTGGTGCGTGTATCCAGTCTTTGTTGGAATGTATAGCCAAGGCAAACAAAGATGTGCATTACACCTTGCATGCCTTAGTAGTAGGCTTGAATGAAGAAGATTTGGCAAAACTCCACCAGGTTGCAGAACCTTTTAAAGAATTTGCTACTTTAGAAGTGAAAGACATTGAACCTTTTTTAGACACCATTAAAAATCCTTTTGATGAGACTTTTACCAAGCGTTTTTCTAAAATGGTGCTAGTGAAGTATTTTTTAGCTGATTTATTTCCTGAGTATTCTAAAATGGTGTGGAGCGATGTAGATGTTATTTTTTGCAACGAATTTAGTGATGATTTTTTGAAAATCAAAGAAAATGATACAAATTATTTTTATGGGGTTCTAGAAGTAACCAAACACCACATGATGGAAGGGTTTTTGTTCTGCAATCTCAACCATCAGCGTAAAAACAATTTTGCTTTAAAAATACATAAGCTTTTAGGGGAAAATAAGACTAAAGAGGAATTAGATTTTACAAAATGGTGTTGGCCTAATATGAAAGCTTTAGGGATTGAATATTGTGTTTTTCCCCATTTTTATAAAATCAAAGATTTCAGCAAGGCATACTTAAATAAGAGGTATAAAAAAACGGTTTTAGGGGCACTAAAGAGTCCCATAATCATCCATTATGATGCTTGGTGGCAAGCCGTAAAACCTTGGGACTATCCTTTTGGACTTAAGGCAGATTTGTGGCTGAATGCTTTGGCTAAAACCCCTTTTATGAGCGATTACACTAAAAAATTACATGAAAATGAAAGTTTTTATGCTAACAAAATGTTTCAGCAATACTATTTTTCTCAGACCAATTCTTCTTTTAAAATCGCTTGGGAAACCCCATACTTGTTTTTCAAAAGCTACTGCACTTGTCTTTTTGTAGAGAGAAAAGTACACTTAAAAATCTCTTATTTAATCTATATTTTAAGTAGGCGAATCTTAAACAAACTCAGACATTTATTCTATTTTAAACCTAAAATGTTGGCTATACGCATAATTAGCAAAACTCTTAAACTCTTAAAACTCCACGCATTAGCAAAAAGCATCTTAATCAAACTCAAGCTCTTAAAAAAGAACTAG